CAGGGGTATGCACTTTTTCTTTAACAACACCATTGTTGTTGTTTCCTGTTGGATCTGTGAAACTAATTGTATAGTTGTAACTTATGTTAAAATACGCCAATGTTAAATCCTAAAGGTAGACATAGAAATACTGTAACCGAACTTGTTCTGTCGGACAGTAAGACTTGTGCTGAAAAAGCGACAGTGAGGTATAAATCGGCATCAACATTCGTTTTAGGAATAAGAATATTAAGTCCTAGTCTTGTGGTTGGTGAGGGCTTAGCTGTGCACGCAAATACCTTTATAAATGCTCTGTAGATGAAATGTGACAAGATAACATGTTCACCTCTTACTCGACATGACCTCTAAAGTTTCACAATGAAAATCAGTGCTGTGATATACTTCTGAACAGATATACTGTTTTgtaacaattataattttttatgagaAGGCATATGTGTACTAGTCTATAATTTTCATTGCTAAGAATAGTTGATAATGTGGTCTTAATTCAAAATGGCAAACGCCAAAATTTGAGCATACAGAAATagattgatgcaagctatagcTTACAATATGATAGGATACAATGAGAAGCCAAgaactttttataatgaattatcTTTTTAGTTGCCGTTTTAAGAAATTagattatgtttttatattttaaggtCCAACTTTTCTTTGTGCATTGTAGTTATCTCTATATTCAGACGAAGCTGTATTTTATGGTTTATTCTACCTTATtcacaaacaaacagacaacaaatacaaaataaaaataaatacaaattcgGAAAGTCGACCACGGTGCCCTTATATATAGGCAGGGTTATACAAAAGTGGATTGAATActgtatataaacaaattttaaaaagaccaaaaaggctgagatatattttttgaaatgataGATGCAGCATTATGCATActattcatataaaattaactataCGTTCGATAATTTTGTCATAATACATGTTTGACAAAATATACAGTGGTCATTTTGATTATTGTACtgacaaaaaatagaatttatcTTAGGGTAACATTTATCGCTTATCAATTAAGAGGAAGCTCTTGAGCATTTACTAGCAGAAAATCGTTCAAATTTATTATGGCAATCTTCTatgtttttaactattttgcTCGTTTAAGAAATATTCATTTGAATCATGCACactttaaaacagtttttttaactatttttttcaattaaatattacTGCCgttagacaaaaaaataaaataataaatttcagtCCCATTTTGTTATAGCTCCTTTAAAACTTTGCCACCATCTGTTCTTTACAAACTATCGAATGTGGTCGTGTTTAAAGATAGCGCTTCAGGATAATGTAAGTACGTaaactttcaaataaataaaaattagataTGTCAAAAACTCGATTTCGTTTAATTCGAAAAATGAACGAAGtcagtgttttttatttatacgatttatatcaaaattaaataactgaAGGGAATCAGCAATGCATTGATAAAGCACAAAGTTTACAAGACATTCAATAAATATTATCATTCGAttagagagagaaaaaacacGGTATAGGAGAAAcaattttaaacttatcaacGTAAAAAGACTCGACAAacatgattttgataaaattagaTAATACAAGAAAATGCAAAGCTTTCAAGCACCACCATAACTAAATCTACTGGCTCGCGTTTTCCTTTGAAACACAGCATACAGACAATGATTTCATAGGTGCAGATTTTTACTAGAATATACTCGATGGATATGGTTGTACAAGTCTTTCTAAGACAGTCTGACTTTACTTATATTTGTTGTAAGTTCATGTCATTCCATTCTTCTTTCAAAAATTGCGATTGATGTACCcattattgaatttttgttcatttattttaaattttagttccatgtcttttaaatggttttaccgTGACATTGAGCTTAGTGTTGATTCTTTGGTCCTTGTTTTGGAGGGGCGGTAACATaaacatcatttattttatttgtgtgattattttttttttcttttgtgtttttgccCCGTTACGGTTATGAGAGTTGTTTTTGGTCCTTTCAATGTTATGTCTTTCTTataaaaattgtctttaaattttcaaacctAATGAAGATTATTTGATCTAAACTTGTTACTGTATATGCATTTAGTAAATATCCAATTAAACTGGatttttcacaataaatttATCTAGAAGTATTTTCTTTCAATATATTTGCATGTTACAGAAAAACAGTTCTCTATATGTTCATATTTTGTATGCGgttttgtgatttttgtttgtttgtcgcTTATTtactatgggtttttttttacattagtattaggtttttttcatttgctcgattatattaaaaacaagtGTAAAATAAATCTGCAAAAATCCATTTAACAacatttgtacaaaaatgtatgtgtgCTTAATATGCATATGTTGAGTATTGTTATGTAAAAGTGACCAAAACATAAGCCGTACAAATTCGCCTATAAGGTACTATAAGGTATTCGCCCATTATCAAACACTACTAAATTTTCAATTGACTGTTTAACATGAGATGTGTCCTCAGCGGTAAAAGATTCTTCCTAGATCAAATAAAGTGATAAATGAGATGTATCCTTAGCGGTATGAAAAAGATGCTTCCGAGATCAAATAAAGTGATAAATGAGATGTGTCCTCAGCGGTATGAGAAAGATACTTCCGAGAtcaaataaagtaataaataacCCATATGATCCTATCAATTAGAAAAGTTGAAAAGTAAATTGGTGAGTAGAAAATCCATATTTTTGCAGCACGGTCAATTTCTATTTAGCACATCGATGGGTGTTTCATAGAAAACAGTATACCTGATACCATTCAAGATTCAAATGAAGGAGAGTTGCAGTTGGTCTTGTCCAAATTCCCATGCTGTCTGCAGATGTCTTTAGTCTTCGTACgtatttttttgtggttttgggTGGTAAATGTTTTAAGGTTATCTCTACTATATcttattttgaccttttcaatttcgtcttttttttttctttttttttactcattcAGATTTTCATTAACACATAATCTATTTCTACTGAATATTGTTCCAGCAGAGTCTAAAAATGATTAGTctattaataagtattataACCAGACAAAATGACCAATGCGATGCCAGTGACTAAGCTAACTGCTACTATGAAAGATCAATTCACTGGTAAGGTGCAAAATTTCTATCAAGGCTAACAGTAAAAAAGCTGTAAGCATACATAACAGTTTGTCTCTGTTAGGTGACAATAAGGAGTAAGAGCGAGGGTATTTGTGAAGTATAGTAAACCGTTGTTGATTCCTATTGTCAGCTTAGTACAATAATGAAGATTCTGGTACAATATAATAAGTTTACTCCTTGTTCAACTGTTTGCGGATTCGAAAAAGAATTTAGTATTGTAATagtatatgaatatttttacattggTGATAAATTATGGCGCCTTCATATCATCCATTTgattatcatttatttacaatagTATGCGCCTCCGAAATgtatttgtaaacaagaaaacttTTGTCACcaacaaataaattaattaagttTAGTATTGTATATGAACCTTTTTATACGGATTAAATATTTGCTCATATATATTTAGCATATGTtaccaaaaaataattaattgctATGACAGAAATATGCCCAACTAAAATCAGTAAcggaaaatgaaaaacaaaagaataaaaaggGGTCTCtgtaacattatgaaaataatttaaaaaaaattaaaccgtTAATTCATAAAGAAGTATTTATGAATACTCAAGAATCAAGAAAATATGGTTTTCTGATTtgagttttaatttatttgtttatttatgtgttgAGATGAAACTAATAGAGTGTGatcttattaaaaattatttttattcagctttaaatttcctttttctttttgttagtTCTTTAATTCAGCTTTCAATTTGTACAACTTCTATTAGCTATTCGGTTCTCTTTTCTGTCATTTTAGCCTCTATATTTTGAATTGCACAAagataatttgtatttaaagcattctgaaaaattgtaatataagtatttaaaagaaagtaattacatatgacaataaatataaaagaaacaaaatttactcttcttttttaaattgtagtcAATAAGTGAAGATTCCTTTTTCCCTCTTTTAACTATTAGTATAAAACAATTGCTGAAATTTCTAAAAGTATTCTGAAATGaataattattcaaacatttatttctttatctttctatatttatatttagagtTTATGttagaaaatgttaaaatgccTGCAAATTCATAGTGAAATGCACCTTCTTCAACTGCTTCGGTCTGAGGATAAAATTTGAAGATAAATTATTAATGTACAAATAAGGTGGGTTActcttttattattataaaaaaaaaagcatttgcgttttctttctttttttaattaagaattgaaaaatattcgTAAGTGaataatattttcagaaaaccagAAAATGCATCATTAAATTTACGGTTGTGGAAAATAATTACTTACATGTTTCCAAATcttcatatactagtatagtAAATCAACAAGAACATTCgtaaaatcagaaaatttaataattcaCAACAATAACATTTGCAGcattaaataaatacattcaTATGTCTTAAACAATTCATAcagtttatatctttttttctctctcagtCAGACGCAGACTTGAACATGTTCCCAGTTGTAAGTCCTTCGAATGTTGAAGAAGTAGGACAGGTGCTTGGATTTCCTAATCCTTGCTGTCTACGAATATATGGATAGGTTGCCAAGTATGGCATTAGAGAGTTCCAAGCTCGTGCGTGTGCATTTTGAAATGCGCTAGGCCTACTTGCGATCACAACTGGGTCCTTTGTTTCTATGTTGGAATAGATTTGCACTGAATTTTCTGTATGTAAAACTTTATCGTCCGTGCAATCGTTATCTTCACAACTACTGTTTGCAATGTTTTCTTTCTCTGAATTGTCAGAAAGTTCACTGTTACTGTCACTCTGTGAATTATGACGGGATGAACTAGAACTATCAATTGAagaatgatattttaaatttctaatatcGAAAACAGTTGGTCGTTTGATAACAATGTCATCAGGAGCTAGTAAGCTCTCTACATCAAAAAGACGCTTACGTGTTGTAGGTTGCTGTCTTGGAATTTGATTTTGAGTAATTTGGTTCTCTGATTCGTCtattatttcaactttgatGTCTTCCTCTTCTTCACTTACTTTTTCGTCGGTCCCAAGATTTTCAGTAGAGTTATCATCCCAGGTGTGAGAAGTTGAAGTAGGTGACGGGCTAGGACTATCCTCGTCGTCCGGAACTGATAGTCCCATATGTTTACGTACTCGTCTTTGTGCGCGTCTCCTTCTAAAATCTCCTTTTTGAAAGTCATCAACATTAGCAGGATGTATAGCCCAATAATGTCCTTTTCCATTTGCACTTCTTCCGGATTTGATAAAGCAGTCGTTCAGAGACAAATTGTGACGAATGCTATTTCTCCATCCTGGTCCTCTTGCTCTAAAATAGGGATAATTATCTAAAATCCACTGATAAATGTCACTCAGAACTAACTTTTTATCCCTGTTACTTAGAATTGCCATTGCGATTAACCCAATATAACTATGATTTGGCTTTGGTTCCTCGTGTATGAATCGTGCCCTGGGATCTTTGAAATAGTGCTGCATGTAAGCTTCAGCTGGGCTTGGATGGTATGGCGATAATCCTAAAGCATTTGGATATCTGCTTAGTCCATACTGCAAACGGGTGCTGTAATCATACAGCTGTTGTGCTCGCTGCATATCTAGTGCCATTGGAGAAACTCCAAAATGTAGGTATGGAGTCTGTGTTGCTACTTTAAGTCCATACGGCAAGACCATGGCTGTTGGGTTCGTGTTACACATTCTCGTGACAATGATGTTAAGTTGACAAATACTTTTCAACAGTTTTTGTGTGTGGCAAATTTACCTTTGTTGTATTTCTATACTGACTATAAACTTtatacaaatcatttaaaataccAATCTTGTCATCTCTATTATTCGACTACGATGATTGGTCGACAGCTAATGAATATTCAATACTTTCCTTAAACAGCAAATGTATCGAATTTCTCCTCCAATCAAAAAATGCTGCGATTTGATTTGTCTTTACAGCTTTTACAGGATCAACcttaacaaaaataaagctctgtgtgatgtttttgtttgttttcgtaaaatatttatttgtccGTGAGGAATATTGTTGATGATTTGCATACGatatttaatacaaattatttatgaattcaccatataaagaaatatttatcttttagaTATAAAATTTTCCGCTTAATTCTTATAATACCATATTAAATAAATGTCtgtaaaaaaggataaaaacaataagatTTCTTCAGAAATAGTTCTACAGACCAATATTCATTCTAttatcatgaaaatatttttatacattttatagtgATGAGCCCGAAACCAGTTACtaagtttatttttgtctatACAGTTTgctgaattaaaatatattattttgatttacatatttcgaataattttcatttttttttatatctctaacttcatttttttgtcatatctcagactttattttattttattaagaaGAAAATCTTTTCTTGTCGTTTTTGTTaatgatttttgttaatttaattcAACAATAACGGTAATGGATTTCCACTTATTATGTCAtgtgaaaatacaattttcttcAGAGACGGAGACAAAGAACGAAATCAGcttacaatagaaaaaaaagttggataAATTGCTCGACTTTCTGATTAAATGAGCTTTCTGAACAAATTTAATATCTATATCTCTCAAAAGATCAAGTGCACAATCTTTTCTGTTTTAAGAGCATGAGAGAATGGTAATAGAATTCCAGATTAAATAGTCCGGAAAGCTaataatttttatgataaatgcttattttggaatttttaaggaAAATGGAAAATCCAAAGAAAAAATGTGACGGGTCCGGTCTATCGAGCAATACATGTATCAGTAAAGAGTTTTCAAACTTGCttctaatattttattgtattttaaaaaaaaaatggacttacttttttgttgtcttttggggtgttttttggggtgtttttttttttatacaaaactatatttgttattttcaaaaatttctcGTCCAAAGGAAGTTGAACTCCTTACATTTGAAGAACTAATATCTTGCTTCTTGGactatatcaaaattatatgtatattgttttttttactatagGCACCGAGTTTCTGATTTCGTCACGACGCAgaaataaaactatataattttgttttctcaaaaggatgtttttgttattttgttttgttttgtttttattattttgttttgctgaaATAATTCGATGCACGTGAGTCCTCGTTGATAAATTGTGTTAATCCCTTTTCTGGCCGTTGGTACTTAATTCTTTTTCTAGCCGTTGGTAATAACATATGTCATAGCTGATGATACAGCATCATCAAAGTCGTGTCGTTCCCTTCACATTTAAAGTACCTGTTGTTAATTTGTTACACGTTTTACGGTCATTTCTAAGAAAGTGTGAAAATGGTTTATTTGGCTCGTATAGAAAAGTCTAGGAACTCGTCATAGGAAAAGgctaataaagaaaataaaacgtTACGTTACACACTTCGTACACACGTTTTCTACATGTGTCAAATGTTGtatttcaaaacagatttttaaagacataacttaaaacataccgttaaatcttatttttacaaaagtatGTGCAAATACCAGACATAAGCTTGTTATGCAAAATggtaaaagagaggcgaaagatgaTACCAGAGACACATTCAaactcgaaaataaactgaccatCTGCGCCATGGCTacacatatatttgaaatttaaatgtttatttgaaccttacaatttaaatatttgtatattattttttctaaaaaagaaaacagtacACAAAGTTCTTTAAATAAGGAACCATAAGTAAATGTTTGAAACTGGACGATACACCAAATAGTGtgtttcatatgaaaaaaaaatatttaaacatatacGTTTCTCTGATGATGTTGCGCCGTGGTggaatttattttctttttcatgttCTTTATTCAGCACACAAAGTTTTGACTTGTCAGATTATGTCATAATATAAGTATTTAAGATATGAAACAATCTGCAAGTTATCCTTTTACATTCTCATTTCGTACTGCTGCACTATTAGTCCTTAAAATTCTTCAAATCATTGTACCGTATTTAGGACACTAAAAAAATCTTGTTAGTTTAAACGTGTTTTTTACATACTCATTTTTATACAGAACATGTATCTATAAAACCATATCTgcaatttgacattttttttcagttgttaCTTACATGTTTTTCAATGCAGTGCtagaaataatgtttaactaacTTATAAAAACGTGCTGGTTCATTTTATGCAACTTCTATACATTCTTTCTTCCCTTTCTTATCTGATCTAATaacctaaatatttatttatttttattttctttccttGGTTATCATGTAAGCATCACTacttttgtcattttctttatcGTTAATAACCCGAAcaattcagtcgttatattccgctgatctacgAAGGCTACATTAACTCGTGTGGGAGAAAATCGGACACGGAAAGggcttgaattattcgagttataTCGTTGCAAgacatgaatttttattttgagaGCACATATTTTGTGAGAGAACTGGAAAAAATTAAGTCAAGGTTTTGGggaagtgaatataaatcggACAATAGCAATTGGTCTCTTTGAACAATCGAAGTTGGTGATCTTTTTGTTCTAATCTTGGAATATTGTTATCCAACATATGACATATTTTTCCAGCAATGGATGTAAATTTCATAACATGGTTGAATTTGAATTGATCAATTATAATTTCCAAATTCTAGGATTATATTCGTTTGTAAATTACATACTCTTgcacagatatatatatatata
Above is a window of Mytilus trossulus isolate FHL-02 chromosome 4, PNRI_Mtr1.1.1.hap1, whole genome shotgun sequence DNA encoding:
- the LOC134715785 gene encoding forkhead box protein A4-like; the encoded protein is MCNTNPTAMVLPYGLKVATQTPYLHFGVSPMALDMQRAQQLYDYSTRLQYGLSRYPNALGLSPYHPSPAEAYMQHYFKDPRARFIHEEPKPNHSYIGLIAMAILSNRDKKLVLSDIYQWILDNYPYFRARGPGWRNSIRHNLSLNDCFIKSGRSANGKGHYWAIHPANVDDFQKGDFRRRRAQRRVRKHMGLSVPDDEDSPSPSPTSTSHTWDDNSTENLGTDEKVSEEEEDIKVEIIDESENQITQNQIPRQQPTTRKRLFDVESLLAPDDIVIKRPTVFDIRNLKYHSSIDSSSSSRHNSQSDSNSELSDNSEKENIANSSCEDNDCTDDKVLHTENSVQIYSNIETKDPVVIASRPSAFQNAHARAWNSLMPYLATYPYIRRQQGLGNPSTCPTSSTFEGLTTGNMFKSASD